The following are encoded in a window of Candidatus Thorarchaeota archaeon genomic DNA:
- a CDS encoding CoB--CoM heterodisulfide reductase iron-sulfur subunit B family protein → MPSYSLYMGCSVPANYPNYEASMLKVAKALGMELHYMEGVACCGSPNLRAIDYSGWLTVNARTLAIGEKNGNDIVTPCNGCFGSLKDVLHHLKHDSTDLGRVNEELKKEGLQLKCTVRVRHIVEAMYTDIGTDEIRKRVTKPLDGVGVAIHFGCHVLRPADVTGFRPEILRELVEVTGARVVEYPLWKQCCGATVLPVNESLAIRLARDKIKSMKESGAEFATVICPACGNQLDLQQLGLKQSYGETYDLPVLMYPQLLGLAMGIGEDELGLSMNRVPADGILAHLTG, encoded by the coding sequence ATGCCGTCCTATAGTCTGTATATGGGCTGCAGCGTCCCGGCGAACTATCCCAACTATGAGGCCTCCATGCTCAAGGTTGCGAAGGCCCTTGGGATGGAGCTCCACTACATGGAGGGGGTTGCATGCTGTGGAAGCCCTAATCTGCGGGCAATTGACTACTCTGGATGGCTGACTGTCAATGCTAGGACACTTGCAATTGGCGAGAAGAATGGCAATGACATAGTCACGCCCTGCAACGGATGCTTTGGTTCACTGAAGGACGTTCTCCACCACCTCAAGCACGATAGCACGGACCTTGGTAGAGTCAATGAAGAGCTGAAGAAAGAGGGGCTGCAACTGAAGTGCACTGTTCGAGTCCGTCACATTGTTGAGGCCATGTACACTGACATTGGGACAGATGAGATTCGCAAGAGAGTCACCAAGCCTCTGGACGGTGTTGGAGTCGCAATTCACTTTGGCTGTCATGTGTTGCGACCCGCAGATGTGACCGGGTTTAGACCAGAGATACTCAGAGAGCTTGTCGAGGTGACTGGTGCAAGAGTGGTTGAGTATCCCTTGTGGAAACAGTGTTGCGGTGCCACTGTGCTGCCAGTGAATGAGTCACTGGCCATAAGACTGGCTCGTGACAAGATCAAGTCGATGAAGGAGTCCGGTGCGGAGTTCGCCACCGTCATATGCCCTGCATGCGGCAACCAACTCGACTTGCAGCAGCTCGGGCTCAAACAGAGCTACGGGGAGACCTACGACCTGCCGGTCCTCATGTATCCACAGCTGCTTGGTCTTGCCATGGGTATTGGTGAGGATGAGCTGGGGTTGAGCATGAACCGTGTGCCTGCTGATGGCATCCTCGCACATCTGACAGGTTGA
- a CDS encoding 4Fe-4S dicluster domain-containing protein, which yields MAETDTKPRIPVTLIEPIDMSRLDPSFREEIRSMPDADELSACFACSTCTAACPIANQWLYKPHQLIRMILLGMREEVLNSKEIWECLTCFQCQERCPQKVRVTDILFDCKNLAAERGIVPEKIVALAKELVDKGQLYVVTADWEREDLGLEPSVPGLSTEAVKSILQGTRTGRLTKGGD from the coding sequence ATGGCAGAAACCGACACCAAACCTCGAATCCCTGTTACACTCATCGAGCCCATAGACATGTCTCGACTGGACCCCTCGTTCCGCGAGGAGATACGCAGTATGCCAGATGCGGATGAGCTCTCAGCATGTTTTGCGTGTTCAACATGCACAGCTGCCTGCCCCATCGCTAACCAGTGGCTCTACAAGCCACATCAGTTGATTCGGATGATTCTACTCGGAATGCGTGAGGAAGTCCTGAACTCAAAAGAGATCTGGGAATGCTTGACCTGTTTCCAGTGCCAGGAGAGATGTCCTCAGAAGGTCCGCGTGACCGACATACTCTTCGACTGCAAGAATCTCGCTGCGGAGAGAGGCATCGTGCCCGAGAAGATTGTTGCTCTAGCCAAGGAGCTCGTGGACAAGGGCCAACTCTACGTTGTGACTGCAGACTGGGAAAGAGAAGACTTGGGGCTTGAGCCCTCTGTTCCGGGCCTGTCAACAGAGGCTGTGAAGAGCATCTTGCAGGGGACGAGGACTGGTCGGCTGACAAAGGGAGGTGACTGA